From Nitratidesulfovibrio vulgaris str. Hildenborough, a single genomic window includes:
- a CDS encoding D-alanine--D-alanine ligase family protein, which translates to MKVLLIAGGWSSERDVSLAGARGIEKALCALGHDVTWFDPATSLDGLLEAASSHDFAFINLHGSPGEDGLVQAMLDTAGCPYQGSGPAGSFLALNKAVSKQLLRRHGILTPDWAFLAARPAADWEPGLGYPLFVKPNTGGSSLCLSRVTQPEGLAPALEAVFAHCGEAIVEPAIPGVEVTCGVLGDTALPPILIRPAEGAFFDYTSKYTPGGATELCPAPLPAEVTAHVQDVTLRAHRLLGLRGYSRADYILRDDGALFLLEVNTLPGMTPTSLVPQEAAAIGLDFPALIARLIELGMTAAGR; encoded by the coding sequence ATGAAAGTACTCTTGATCGCGGGCGGCTGGTCGAGCGAGCGTGACGTCTCGCTCGCCGGGGCGCGGGGCATCGAAAAGGCCCTGTGTGCGCTGGGCCACGATGTGACGTGGTTCGACCCCGCAACGTCGTTGGACGGGCTGCTCGAAGCCGCATCGTCGCACGATTTCGCCTTCATCAACCTGCACGGTTCACCCGGTGAGGACGGACTGGTGCAGGCCATGCTCGACACCGCAGGCTGCCCCTATCAGGGGTCCGGCCCTGCCGGGTCGTTCCTCGCCCTGAACAAGGCGGTGTCGAAGCAGTTGCTGCGTCGGCACGGCATCCTCACGCCCGACTGGGCCTTTCTCGCCGCAAGGCCCGCAGCCGACTGGGAACCGGGGCTCGGGTATCCGCTCTTCGTCAAGCCCAACACCGGCGGGTCGAGCCTGTGCCTTTCGCGCGTGACGCAGCCCGAGGGGCTGGCCCCGGCACTGGAGGCGGTGTTCGCCCATTGCGGCGAGGCCATCGTCGAACCGGCCATTCCCGGCGTGGAGGTGACCTGCGGCGTTCTGGGCGATACGGCCCTGCCGCCCATCCTCATCCGCCCTGCTGAAGGGGCGTTCTTCGACTACACCAGCAAGTACACCCCCGGCGGTGCCACTGAACTATGCCCTGCGCCGTTGCCCGCAGAGGTGACGGCGCATGTGCAGGACGTGACCCTGCGCGCGCACAGGCTACTGGGGCTTCGGGGCTACAGCCGCGCCGACTACATCCTGCGTGACGATGGCGCGCTCTTCCTGCTCGAAGTCAACACCCTGCCCGGCATGACACCCACCAGCCTCGTTCCGCAGGAGGCCGCCGCCATCGGGCTGGACTTTCCCGCGCTCATCGCGCGACTCATCGAACTGGGCATGACAGCCGCCGGAAGGTAG
- a CDS encoding 3-deoxy-D-manno-octulosonic acid transferase, with product MPLRLHHRALLALYGAVWRLARPVLARNRRLAHRFEERLVPRQWATPVDVWVQSASGGESYLAWELLKALPVAVAQDAGVGMADRPGGRAEGGTQPGSCGDVHNGMGTATPSGCRADGAGMPPVRKVLLTSCTEQGLDVLHKAVAWAADERPDLDVQVQVFPFDEPYLMGEALAQAKPRAVVLLETELWPGLLAACTVAGIPVGVVNGRMTPPSLAAYLAIEGFWQAVGPCRVAAMSDDDAMRFALLLGRRAGADGVDVMPNMKFDRVVPDVVASSGASSAEAHGNAAKCDAVPPCTGGGALSGTGGTVAGGRPDADAPGTPAPMGEVLREGASLVVFGSVREEEETALLSVLLRLRDERPRTDIAIAPRHMHRVEAWCHMMRHAGITPVLRSSLTTPPAPGAVIVWDTFGELGALYAAARAVFVGGSLAPLGGQNYLEPLARGVVPCVGPYLGNFEWIGDALRQQGLVQVVPDADALAGALLGQLERPMPRDRVLERFMAWAEPRRGGALRAVQVVEELLAMPTQQGDR from the coding sequence ATGCCCCTGCGCCTGCACCACCGCGCCCTTCTCGCCCTGTACGGCGCCGTCTGGCGTCTCGCCCGCCCCGTGCTCGCTCGGAATCGTCGACTCGCCCACCGCTTCGAGGAACGGCTGGTGCCCCGTCAGTGGGCGACGCCCGTCGATGTGTGGGTGCAGTCGGCTTCGGGGGGCGAATCGTATCTCGCATGGGAACTGCTGAAGGCGTTGCCTGTGGCGGTTGCGCAGGACGCTGGCGTGGGTATGGCAGACAGGCCGGGTGGCCGTGCCGAAGGGGGAACGCAACCCGGTAGCTGTGGCGACGTCCATAACGGCATGGGGACTGCCACCCCCTCGGGATGTCGGGCTGATGGGGCGGGTATGCCACCTGTGCGGAAGGTGCTTCTCACATCCTGCACGGAACAGGGACTCGACGTGCTGCACAAGGCGGTGGCATGGGCGGCTGATGAACGGCCCGACCTTGATGTGCAGGTGCAGGTCTTCCCCTTCGACGAACCGTATCTCATGGGCGAGGCGCTGGCACAGGCGAAGCCACGCGCCGTCGTCCTGCTGGAGACGGAATTGTGGCCCGGGCTTCTTGCAGCCTGCACGGTCGCCGGCATCCCCGTTGGGGTGGTCAATGGGCGCATGACGCCGCCCAGCCTTGCCGCGTATCTTGCCATTGAGGGCTTCTGGCAGGCCGTGGGGCCGTGTCGCGTCGCCGCCATGAGCGATGATGACGCCATGCGCTTCGCCCTGCTTCTGGGCAGGCGTGCAGGCGCGGACGGTGTGGACGTGATGCCGAACATGAAGTTCGACCGCGTGGTGCCGGACGTCGTAGCGTCTTCGGGGGCGTCAAGCGCTGAAGCGCATGGGAACGCCGCGAAGTGCGATGCGGTGCCGCCTTGCACCGGGGGTGGTGCGTTGTCGGGCACAGGGGGGACCGTCGCCGGTGGCAGGCCGGATGCCGATGCACCGGGCACTCCCGCCCCCATGGGCGAGGTGCTGCGCGAGGGGGCGTCCCTCGTCGTCTTCGGGTCTGTGCGCGAAGAGGAAGAGACGGCCCTTCTGTCCGTGCTGCTTCGACTGCGTGACGAACGTCCACGTACGGACATCGCCATCGCACCACGGCACATGCACCGCGTCGAGGCATGGTGCCACATGATGCGTCATGCGGGCATCACGCCCGTGCTTCGGTCGTCGCTCACGACGCCTCCTGCACCCGGCGCGGTCATCGTGTGGGACACCTTCGGCGAACTGGGCGCGCTGTATGCCGCGGCCCGTGCGGTGTTCGTGGGTGGCAGCCTCGCGCCTCTGGGGGGGCAGAACTATCTCGAACCGCTCGCCCGTGGCGTCGTGCCCTGCGTGGGGCCGTATCTTGGCAACTTCGAGTGGATAGGGGACGCCTTGCGCCAGCAGGGGCTGGTGCAGGTCGTGCCCGATGCCGATGCCCTCGCCGGGGCGCTGCTGGGTCAACTCGAACGCCCCATGCCGCGTGACAGGGTGCTCGAACGGTTCATGGCGTGGGCCGAACCCCGGCGCGGGGGGGCCTTGCGTGCCGTGCAGGTCGTGGAAGAACTGCTGGCGATGCCTACGCAACAGGGCGACCGCTAG
- a CDS encoding DegT/DnrJ/EryC1/StrS family aminotransferase, whose translation MSTARLAAVAGRLALLGRMVLTRPYYGFVTGHAHLTDAQMSEVERAKDDPAQAESVMGAFERTFAAVVGDGQARALAGGRMALFTALKAFGVGAGHEVVLPGFTCAVVASAVLRTGATPVFTDVDPATFGTSPEAVERALTPRTRAVIAQHSFGIPCRVDELRAITSAKGIALIEDCALTLGSTLDGVTVGNFGDAAFFSTDHSKPLNTLVGGVLYTRDAGLQEEVDRTVRTLPTLPEEQQRRIIGQLRLERRLARPGSYGAYQCAMLLRSLTRRVLKTGMTFLDDDYTVERTGAYPFPARMPAMLARLGLYELDRWPREATRRRALLAAYLDAAHDTPLEALLPESYRDPRRDIVGHRLAYRHPDADRHRARMDARVHTAWTWFTVPVLGATHGLDSLGYAEGRCPVSERTGREVINWPCVVEEGCEAPLLAFFRDMARAEGTKA comes from the coding sequence ATGAGCACAGCACGTCTCGCCGCCGTGGCCGGTCGCCTCGCCCTTCTGGGGCGCATGGTGCTCACCCGGCCCTACTACGGATTCGTCACCGGGCACGCCCATCTCACCGATGCGCAGATGTCCGAAGTGGAACGCGCCAAGGACGACCCCGCACAGGCCGAATCCGTCATGGGCGCCTTCGAACGCACCTTCGCCGCCGTGGTGGGCGACGGGCAGGCCCGTGCACTGGCAGGCGGACGCATGGCACTTTTCACGGCGCTCAAGGCATTTGGCGTAGGCGCAGGGCATGAGGTGGTGCTGCCGGGATTCACCTGCGCGGTGGTCGCCAGCGCGGTACTGCGTACCGGGGCGACCCCGGTGTTCACCGATGTCGACCCCGCCACGTTCGGCACCAGCCCCGAAGCCGTGGAAAGGGCCCTCACGCCGCGCACCCGCGCCGTCATCGCCCAGCACAGCTTCGGCATCCCGTGCCGGGTGGACGAACTACGCGCCATCACCTCGGCCAAAGGTATCGCGCTCATCGAGGACTGCGCCCTCACGCTGGGTTCGACCCTCGACGGCGTCACTGTTGGCAACTTCGGCGACGCGGCCTTCTTCTCCACCGACCACTCCAAACCGCTCAACACCCTCGTGGGAGGTGTGCTCTACACCCGCGATGCGGGCTTGCAGGAAGAGGTCGACCGCACCGTCCGCACCCTGCCGACGCTGCCAGAGGAACAGCAACGCCGCATCATCGGCCAGTTGCGCCTCGAACGCCGCCTTGCCAGACCCGGAAGCTACGGGGCGTACCAGTGCGCCATGCTCCTGCGTTCGCTGACGCGCCGTGTGCTCAAGACGGGCATGACCTTCCTCGATGACGACTACACCGTCGAACGCACGGGGGCCTATCCCTTCCCGGCGCGGATGCCCGCCATGCTGGCACGCCTCGGCCTGTACGAACTCGACCGCTGGCCACGCGAAGCCACGCGCCGCAGGGCCCTGCTTGCCGCCTATCTCGACGCGGCACACGACACCCCACTCGAGGCACTGCTGCCGGAGTCCTACCGCGACCCCCGGCGTGACATCGTGGGCCACAGGCTGGCCTATCGCCACCCCGACGCCGACCGCCATCGCGCACGCATGGACGCACGCGTCCACACCGCGTGGACGTGGTTCACGGTGCCCGTGCTGGGGGCCACCCACGGCCTCGACAGCCTCGGCTATGCAGAGGGACGTTGCCCCGTCTCGGAACGGACGGGACGCGAAGTGATCAACTGGCCCTGCGTGGTCGAAGAAGGATGCGAAGCACCGCTGTTGGCCTTCTTCAGGGACATGGCACGCGCGGAAGGCACCAAAGCCTGA
- a CDS encoding TIGR04326 family surface carbohydrate biosynthesis protein, with translation MNTLLLLDGDAPSLPLGMDIAHWTRMSVAEGHVSVPALVETHFTRLRREYITWAHDMGLSPVGKGGATLRDLLAVGDTFSHWWMTPLAEKHPKICRHLYEVVKLRALELHIEEHDYRRLEVRTDDAALVACLRDFCRLTGRVFAHRPAGKGRTLDLSIRGIYERLPAPVKAVARLGAWLLREKRHLPAFKGTLPAHPRPGTIATYFPNVDVKAAREGRLRSRYWESLHDALGEGTHGVTWLFIFEPTPHFTLGEAIALRDTLRRNGRDGIAFHFIEEFLPAAAIARAVADYCRIALRGLGVEGLVASRCRLPGSNMPFWPYMSRNWADATRGWLGLQRHLMRVAFRRMAAQQPTPQEWAIFPMENHPWEKALAHAMHERGLGPVFGTQHSTVRPTDLRYYEDPRAFTEPDAAATLPDRICCNGSGALRAMRDAGMPEDRLATIEALRYLYLAGQTRLTPHEAAPLPGTTPRLLVMTSFFPDETDNQLDVLADAARKGLLAGYEVVVKPHPNLPVEGRLAARFAEGGIPAVSNTPVPELLVPGTVVWASNSTTVALEAACKGLPLVVQVAENDFNMCPLLGVPGMTFVKDAEGLAAALAAPRSPDLPDDFLALDKTLPRWRALLGMTSPQTQSGDREDA, from the coding sequence TTGAACACCCTGCTTCTGCTCGACGGTGACGCGCCGTCGCTGCCCCTCGGCATGGACATCGCCCACTGGACACGCATGTCCGTAGCCGAAGGGCATGTATCCGTCCCCGCGCTGGTGGAGACGCATTTCACCCGCCTGCGCCGCGAGTACATCACATGGGCGCACGACATGGGGCTTTCCCCTGTAGGCAAGGGCGGCGCCACCCTACGCGACCTCCTTGCCGTCGGAGATACCTTCTCGCACTGGTGGATGACGCCGCTGGCCGAGAAGCATCCCAAGATATGCCGTCACCTCTATGAAGTGGTGAAGCTGCGCGCCCTTGAACTGCATATCGAGGAACACGACTACCGCCGCCTTGAGGTGCGCACCGATGACGCCGCGCTGGTGGCGTGCCTGCGCGACTTCTGCCGCCTCACCGGGCGCGTGTTCGCCCATCGCCCCGCCGGAAAGGGGCGCACCCTCGACCTTTCGATTCGTGGCATCTACGAACGGCTTCCCGCACCGGTCAAGGCCGTGGCCCGCCTTGGCGCATGGCTGCTGCGCGAGAAGCGCCATCTGCCCGCCTTCAAGGGTACACTGCCCGCGCACCCCCGCCCCGGCACCATCGCCACCTATTTCCCCAATGTGGACGTGAAGGCCGCCCGTGAAGGGCGTCTGCGTTCACGCTACTGGGAAAGCCTGCACGACGCGCTTGGCGAAGGCACCCACGGTGTCACGTGGCTGTTCATCTTCGAACCGACGCCGCACTTCACGCTGGGCGAAGCCATCGCGCTTCGTGACACCCTGCGTCGCAACGGGCGCGACGGCATCGCCTTCCATTTCATCGAAGAATTCCTGCCCGCCGCCGCCATCGCCCGCGCCGTGGCGGACTACTGCCGCATCGCCCTACGCGGTCTTGGCGTGGAAGGGCTGGTGGCCTCGCGCTGCCGTCTGCCGGGGTCGAACATGCCGTTCTGGCCCTACATGTCCCGCAACTGGGCCGATGCGACACGCGGCTGGCTTGGGCTGCAACGGCACCTCATGCGCGTGGCCTTCCGCCGCATGGCGGCGCAGCAGCCCACCCCGCAGGAATGGGCCATCTTCCCCATGGAGAATCACCCGTGGGAGAAGGCACTCGCCCATGCCATGCATGAACGGGGTCTCGGCCCGGTATTCGGTACGCAGCACTCCACGGTGCGCCCCACCGACCTGCGCTACTACGAAGACCCGCGAGCGTTCACCGAACCCGATGCCGCAGCCACCCTGCCCGACCGCATCTGCTGCAACGGCAGCGGGGCACTCCGCGCCATGCGCGATGCGGGAATGCCCGAAGACCGCCTCGCCACCATCGAGGCACTGCGCTACCTCTACCTCGCGGGACAGACGCGGCTGACACCGCACGAAGCCGCCCCGTTGCCGGGAACAACGCCCCGGCTGCTGGTGATGACCAGCTTCTTCCCGGACGAGACCGACAACCAGCTTGACGTTCTTGCGGATGCAGCCCGCAAGGGGCTGCTGGCAGGCTATGAGGTGGTGGTCAAGCCGCACCCCAACCTGCCTGTGGAAGGCAGACTGGCGGCACGCTTCGCAGAGGGCGGCATCCCCGCCGTATCGAACACCCCCGTGCCTGAACTTCTGGTGCCCGGCACCGTCGTCTGGGCGTCCAACTCCACCACCGTGGCCCTCGAAGCCGCCTGCAAGGGGCTGCCGCTGGTGGTGCAGGTGGCGGAGAACGACTTCAACATGTGCCCGCTGCTTGGTGTACCCGGCATGACCTTCGTCAAGGATGCAGAGGGACTTGCCGCCGCACTCGCCGCGCCGCGTTCACCCGACCTGCCCGACGACTTTCTCGCCCTCGACAAGACACTTCCGCGCTGGCGCGCCCTGCTGGGCATGACGTCACCGCAGACGCAGTCCGGCGACAGGGAGGACGCATGA
- a CDS encoding HAD family hydrolase — MPLSCIVFDCDGVILESVNVKTEAFARVAEPFGCEVRDRLVAYHLENGGVSRYKKFEWMFREVLGREISSDELNELGRRYAEYAFEGVLNAQLVPGAYDAITAWHGCVPMYVCSGAPHEELTHILHERGLSRFFAGIYGSPPGKSELLAKVVKLADVDPATTVMVGDSKTDLRAAEDVGTLFYGRGDTFAGGTHPWGDDLTGLSAWLETLAAD, encoded by the coding sequence ATGCCCCTTTCCTGCATCGTCTTCGACTGCGACGGCGTCATTCTCGAAAGCGTGAACGTGAAGACCGAAGCCTTCGCGCGCGTCGCCGAACCCTTCGGTTGCGAGGTTCGCGACAGGCTGGTGGCCTACCACCTCGAAAACGGCGGAGTGAGCCGCTACAAGAAGTTCGAGTGGATGTTCCGCGAGGTTCTCGGTCGCGAAATCAGCAGCGACGAACTCAATGAACTGGGTCGCCGTTACGCCGAATACGCCTTCGAGGGCGTCCTCAACGCCCAACTCGTTCCCGGTGCCTACGACGCCATCACCGCATGGCACGGGTGCGTCCCCATGTACGTGTGCTCCGGCGCACCCCATGAGGAGTTGACGCACATCCTGCACGAGCGCGGCTTGTCGCGCTTCTTCGCGGGCATCTACGGTTCGCCTCCCGGCAAGTCCGAACTGCTCGCCAAGGTCGTGAAACTGGCTGATGTCGACCCCGCCACCACGGTGATGGTCGGCGACAGCAAGACCGACCTGCGCGCCGCGGAGGATGTGGGCACACTGTTCTACGGGCGCGGCGACACCTTCGCGGGAGGAACGCATCCGTGGGGTGACGACCTCACCGGACTTTCCGCATGGCTTGAGACCCTCGCTGCCGACTGA
- a CDS encoding phosphoglycerate dehydrogenase, giving the protein MKIAITTSSFAKFSDAPLDLLREAGIEYVLNTTGRALTEDEAIDILQGCVGVAAGTEPLTRRVMDALPGLKVISRCGTGMDSVDRVAAEEKGIAVRNTPDGPTLAVAELTLGYALDLMRQVTRMDHELRGGTWKKRMGNLLNGKKVGLVGFGRIGRATARLFEAFGAEVAFSDPYAEDATHQKMEMDALMGWADIISLHCSKPAGGGHLIDATRLGLMREGTWLINAARGGLVDEAALHDALASGRLAGAALDVFEQEPYTGPLRDLPNVILTPHVGSYAVEARIRMETDTIRNLLDALKG; this is encoded by the coding sequence ATGAAGATCGCCATCACCACATCCTCCTTCGCCAAGTTCAGCGACGCACCGCTGGACCTGCTGCGCGAGGCGGGTATCGAGTACGTTCTGAACACCACGGGCCGCGCCCTCACCGAAGACGAGGCCATCGACATCCTGCAGGGCTGCGTGGGCGTGGCTGCGGGTACCGAACCCCTCACCCGCCGCGTCATGGACGCCCTGCCGGGCCTCAAGGTCATCTCCCGCTGCGGCACGGGCATGGACAGCGTCGACCGGGTCGCCGCCGAAGAGAAGGGCATCGCCGTGCGCAACACGCCCGACGGCCCCACCCTCGCCGTGGCCGAACTCACGCTGGGCTACGCCCTCGACCTCATGCGGCAGGTCACGCGCATGGACCACGAGTTGCGCGGCGGCACGTGGAAGAAGCGCATGGGCAACCTGCTCAACGGCAAGAAGGTGGGCCTTGTCGGCTTCGGCCGCATCGGTCGTGCCACGGCGCGCCTCTTCGAAGCCTTCGGTGCAGAAGTCGCCTTCTCCGACCCCTACGCAGAGGACGCCACCCACCAGAAGATGGAAATGGACGCCCTCATGGGCTGGGCCGACATCATCTCGCTGCACTGCTCGAAGCCCGCTGGCGGCGGTCATCTCATCGACGCCACGCGTCTCGGCCTCATGCGCGAAGGCACATGGCTCATCAACGCCGCGCGCGGCGGACTCGTGGACGAAGCCGCACTGCACGACGCCCTCGCCTCGGGCCGCCTAGCCGGTGCGGCGCTGGACGTCTTCGAACAGGAGCCCTACACCGGCCCGCTGCGCGACCTGCCCAACGTCATCCTCACGCCGCATGTGGGTTCCTACGCCGTGGAAGCCCGCATCCGCATGGAGACCGACACCATCCGCAACCTGCTCGACGCCCTCAAGGGCTGA
- a CDS encoding acyltransferase, translating into MARCAVFLEELWFALFAWVPTVLGTAVRLVAWRPLFRLLGGVCGKVRFGQSLTLQGAGHMRLADGVRLGKGCHLYARTGELVMGENAALNINVVVDADGGTVRIGAHATVGPGTVIRAANHRFDRLDTPIMFQGHEYGEVVIDDDVWIAANCTVVPGVHIGRGAVVGAGAVVTKDVEPYTVVAGVPARFIRRRGPAE; encoded by the coding sequence ATGGCTCGTTGCGCCGTCTTTCTCGAAGAACTGTGGTTCGCCCTCTTCGCGTGGGTGCCCACCGTGCTCGGCACGGCGGTGCGTCTCGTGGCGTGGCGTCCGCTGTTCAGGCTTCTCGGCGGCGTGTGCGGCAAGGTGCGCTTCGGGCAGTCGCTCACGCTTCAGGGCGCGGGGCACATGCGCCTTGCCGACGGCGTACGCCTCGGCAAGGGGTGCCACCTCTACGCCCGCACGGGTGAACTCGTCATGGGCGAGAACGCCGCGCTGAACATCAACGTGGTGGTGGACGCCGACGGCGGCACCGTCCGCATCGGCGCACACGCCACCGTGGGCCCCGGCACCGTCATTCGCGCCGCCAACCACCGTTTCGACAGGCTCGACACCCCCATCATGTTCCAGGGGCACGAATACGGCGAAGTCGTCATCGACGATGACGTATGGATAGCCGCCAACTGCACCGTGGTGCCCGGCGTGCACATCGGGCGCGGGGCCGTGGTGGGGGCGGGTGCCGTCGTCACGAAGGACGTGGAACCCTACACCGTGGTCGCGGGCGTACCCGCACGGTTCATCCGCAGGCGCGGCCCCGCAGAATAG
- a CDS encoding 3-deoxy-manno-octulosonate cytidylyltransferase, giving the protein MNIIAIIPARMGSSRFPGKPMADIHGVPMVGHVTFRTAMSKCLTETYVATCDKEIYDYAESVGLKAVMTGDHHVRCTTRTAEAMLKIEEATGRKADIVVMVQGDEPMVTPDMIDAAIEPMLKDPSINVVNLMAEMETVAEFEDPNEVKVVVDFNNDALYFSREPVPSRKKGVTEVPMRKQVCIIPFRRDYLLKFNEMQESPLEIIESVDMMRILEHGEKVRMVPTDKRTLSVDTAEDLARVIEMMREDTLRAVYTK; this is encoded by the coding sequence ATGAACATCATAGCCATCATCCCCGCCCGCATGGGCTCCAGCCGTTTTCCGGGCAAGCCCATGGCAGACATCCACGGCGTGCCCATGGTGGGCCATGTGACCTTCCGCACCGCCATGAGCAAGTGCCTCACCGAGACCTATGTCGCCACCTGCGACAAGGAGATATACGACTACGCCGAAAGCGTGGGCCTCAAGGCCGTCATGACCGGCGACCACCATGTGCGCTGCACCACCAGAACCGCAGAGGCCATGCTCAAGATCGAAGAGGCCACGGGCCGCAAGGCCGACATCGTGGTCATGGTGCAGGGTGACGAACCCATGGTCACCCCCGACATGATTGACGCCGCCATCGAACCCATGCTGAAAGACCCGTCCATCAACGTTGTCAACCTCATGGCCGAGATGGAGACCGTGGCCGAGTTCGAAGACCCCAACGAAGTCAAGGTCGTGGTGGACTTCAACAACGACGCGCTCTACTTCTCGCGCGAGCCTGTGCCTTCGCGCAAGAAGGGCGTCACCGAAGTGCCCATGCGCAAGCAGGTGTGCATCATCCCCTTCCGCCGCGACTATCTGCTCAAGTTCAACGAGATGCAGGAAAGCCCGCTCGAGATCATCGAGTCGGTGGACATGATGCGCATCCTCGAACACGGCGAGAAGGTGCGCATGGTGCCCACCGACAAGCGCACCCTCAGCGTCGACACGGCTGAAGACCTCGCACGTGTCATCGAAATGATGCGCGAAGACACCCTGCGCGCCGTCTACACGAAGTAG
- a CDS encoding NAD-dependent epimerase/dehydratase family protein encodes MKITLFGGAGFLGSHVCDKLSEAGHDVTVVDLRPSPYLRPDQTMITGNILDEELVARAVEGADMVFNYAGIADIGEANRRPVDTARINVLGNVIALEACRKAGVKRYVFASSLYVYGKSGGFYRCSKQACELYIENYQAMHGLDYTILRYGSLYGSRADIRNAINRFVAEALEKGAITYYGSPTALREYIHVEDAALCTVEVLKPEYANENIVLSGNQPMRVGDLFKMIGEMLGKDIEVVYQHDPNSGHYQITPYAFMPKVGKKMTPILTTDLGQGILRVMEDVHREMHPDMHDVGGYLVSKDE; translated from the coding sequence ATGAAGATAACGCTCTTCGGCGGAGCCGGTTTTCTCGGCTCACATGTGTGCGACAAGCTTTCCGAGGCCGGGCATGACGTGACCGTGGTCGACCTGCGGCCCTCGCCCTACCTTCGTCCCGACCAGACCATGATCACCGGCAACATCCTCGACGAGGAACTGGTTGCCCGTGCCGTGGAAGGCGCGGACATGGTCTTCAACTACGCGGGCATCGCCGACATCGGCGAGGCCAACCGCCGCCCGGTCGACACCGCGCGCATCAACGTGCTTGGCAACGTCATCGCGCTGGAAGCCTGCCGCAAGGCCGGGGTGAAGCGCTACGTCTTCGCCAGTTCGCTGTACGTGTACGGCAAGTCGGGCGGGTTCTACCGTTGCAGCAAGCAGGCGTGCGAACTGTACATCGAGAACTATCAGGCCATGCACGGTCTCGATTACACCATCCTGCGCTACGGTTCGCTCTACGGTTCGCGTGCCGACATCCGCAACGCCATCAACCGCTTCGTGGCCGAGGCGCTGGAGAAGGGCGCCATCACCTACTACGGCAGCCCCACGGCGCTGCGCGAGTACATCCACGTCGAGGATGCGGCCCTGTGCACCGTGGAGGTGCTGAAGCCGGAATACGCCAACGAGAACATCGTCCTCTCGGGCAACCAGCCCATGCGCGTGGGCGACCTGTTCAAGATGATAGGCGAGATGCTCGGCAAGGACATCGAGGTCGTCTACCAGCACGACCCCAACAGCGGGCACTACCAGATAACGCCGTATGCCTTCATGCCCAAGGTGGGCAAGAAGATGACGCCCATCCTGACGACAGACCTCGGACAGGGCATCCTGCGCGTGATGGAGGACGTGCACCGCGAGATGCACCCCGACATGCACGACGTGGGCGGGTATCTGGTCAGCAAGGACGAATAG
- a CDS encoding HpcH/HpaI aldolase family protein → MTTAHDIRSKMQRGEATIGTWMQLPSTDVAEILGRAGYDWVAVDLEHAAFTRAMLPDLFRAIELGGTAPFARVAEATLTDIKAALDSGAHGIIFPMIETREQLDAAIGWALYPRTDGPSGIRGVGYCRGNLFGREFDAYRNTTARDLVFVAQIEHIRAVENLDAILAHPRLDAIMVGPYDLSGSMGLTAQFDHPDFKAALDRIRDKAVAHGVPMGLHIVQPDEALVRAKVAEGYRFIAYGIDAVFLYHGAQCPAPTAERK, encoded by the coding sequence ATGACTACCGCACACGATATCCGCTCCAAGATGCAACGGGGCGAAGCCACCATCGGCACATGGATGCAACTGCCCTCCACCGACGTGGCCGAGATACTGGGCCGCGCCGGGTACGACTGGGTGGCGGTCGACCTCGAGCACGCCGCCTTCACCCGCGCCATGCTGCCCGACCTGTTCCGCGCCATCGAACTCGGCGGCACGGCACCGTTCGCCCGCGTGGCCGAAGCGACGCTGACCGACATCAAGGCCGCGCTCGATTCGGGCGCACACGGCATCATCTTTCCCATGATCGAAACGCGCGAACAACTCGACGCCGCCATCGGATGGGCGTTGTACCCGCGCACCGACGGGCCTTCGGGCATCCGCGGCGTGGGCTACTGCCGGGGCAACCTCTTCGGCCGCGAGTTCGACGCCTACCGCAACACCACCGCGCGCGACCTCGTGTTCGTGGCCCAGATAGAGCACATCCGCGCCGTGGAGAACCTCGACGCCATCCTCGCGCACCCGCGCCTCGACGCCATCATGGTCGGCCCCTACGACCTTTCCGGGTCCATGGGGCTGACGGCACAGTTCGACCACCCCGATTTCAAGGCCGCGCTCGACCGCATCCGCGACAAGGCCGTGGCACACGGCGTGCCCATGGGCCTGCACATCGTCCAGCCGGACGAGGCGCTGGTACGCGCCAAGGTGGCCGAAGGCTACCGCTTCATCGCCTACGGCATCGACGCCGTGTTCCTCTACCACGGGGCACAGTGCCCCGCCCCTACAGCAGAACGGAAGTGA